One Prolixibacteraceae bacterium DNA segment encodes these proteins:
- a CDS encoding thiazole synthase has translation MDPKNIIHNNQLTIANKSFRSRLFVGTGKYSSNEVMEESILASHSELVTMALKRVDLDKKGADDILKHLNHPHIHLLPNTSGVRDAEEAIFAAMMAREALGTNWVKLEIHPNPRHLLPDAFETVKASKQLVKEGFVVLPYIIADPITCKRLEEVGCQAVMPLASAIGTNQGVTNMQMLQYIIEQSNVPVIIDAGLGAPSHAAKAMEMGADACLVNTAIANSKDPVKMALAFHLAIESGRMAYESKLATSHTLNAKATSPLTSFLER, from the coding sequence ATGGATCCAAAAAATATCATTCACAACAATCAACTAACCATTGCAAATAAGTCTTTTAGATCACGACTTTTTGTTGGAACAGGAAAATATAGTTCTAATGAAGTAATGGAAGAATCCATTCTAGCTTCTCATTCCGAACTAGTTACGATGGCATTAAAAAGAGTTGACTTAGACAAAAAAGGTGCAGATGATATCCTAAAGCACCTCAATCACCCACACATCCATCTTCTACCAAATACTTCAGGGGTAAGAGATGCAGAAGAGGCAATCTTCGCTGCCATGATGGCAAGAGAAGCATTGGGCACAAACTGGGTTAAGCTAGAAATTCATCCAAATCCTAGACACCTACTTCCCGATGCATTCGAAACTGTGAAAGCATCCAAACAACTAGTAAAAGAGGGATTTGTCGTTTTGCCTTATATCATTGCAGATCCTATTACCTGTAAACGCCTTGAAGAGGTTGGTTGCCAAGCAGTAATGCCTCTAGCCTCTGCAATAGGCACCAATCAAGGAGTTACAAATATGCAGATGCTGCAGTATATCATAGAGCAAAGCAATGTCCCTGTAATTATTGACGCAGGACTAGGTGCCCCTTCACATGCAGCCAAGGCGATGGAAATGGGTGCAGATGCCTGTCTGGTAAACACTGCTATTGCAAACAGTAAAGACCCTGTGAAGATGGCACTAGCTTTCCACTTAGCAATAGAATCTGGAAGAATGGCTTATGAAAGCAAATTGGCTACAAGTCATACACTGAATGCCAAAGCAACCTCCCCACTTACCTCATTTTTGGAACGATGA
- the thiD gene encoding bifunctional hydroxymethylpyrimidine kinase/phosphomethylpyrimidine kinase: MSNIEKKNPIVLSIAGSDSSGGAGIQADIKTITTHGCYAATTITCVTSQNSHGIFDIVPIPTSNIISQIETTLQDYEVDAIKIGMVYDSDIIGAIVEVLKDTDIPIVIDPVMVASSSQSLTQQKAIDSMKKKLLPLATIITPNIPEAKILLGSRWVENLKVNAWNLARDFGCNVLLKTGHLSRIEDILVEVQTETLSLFAFNKLETTNTHGTGCTLSAAIASEIAKGNPLKEAVNLSTKYIHELLKASMNMGDHIFNGPMYHCIVNG; this comes from the coding sequence ATGAGCAATATAGAAAAAAAAAATCCGATCGTTTTGTCTATAGCAGGAAGCGATTCAAGTGGTGGAGCTGGCATTCAGGCTGACATAAAAACGATCACGACTCATGGTTGTTATGCGGCAACCACCATCACCTGTGTTACCTCACAGAATAGTCATGGCATTTTTGATATTGTACCGATCCCTACCTCCAACATCATTTCGCAAATCGAAACGACACTTCAAGACTATGAAGTCGATGCAATAAAAATAGGAATGGTTTATGATTCAGATATTATTGGAGCTATTGTAGAAGTATTAAAGGACACCGATATTCCCATTGTAATTGATCCAGTTATGGTTGCTTCATCTTCTCAAAGCCTCACACAACAAAAGGCTATCGATTCGATGAAAAAAAAACTATTACCTTTAGCCACAATCATTACTCCAAATATTCCTGAGGCAAAAATACTTTTGGGCAGTAGATGGGTAGAAAACCTAAAGGTAAATGCATGGAACCTAGCAAGAGACTTTGGATGCAATGTCCTTTTAAAAACGGGACACCTTTCTAGAATAGAAGATATTCTAGTAGAAGTACAAACGGAGACATTGTCCCTTTTTGCTTTTAATAAATTAGAAACAACCAATACTCATGGTACAGGTTGTACCCTTTCTGCTGCTATTGCTAGTGAGATTGCAAAAGGAAATCCATTAAAAGAAGCAGTAAACCTCTCCACAAAATACATACATGAGCTTTTGAAAGCTTCCATGAATATGGGAGATCATATTTTCAATGGTCCGATGTATCATTGTATAGTAAACGGTTAA
- the thiH gene encoding 2-iminoacetate synthase ThiH, which translates to MKNNKETFYNKLQKHSWDDIKKRTQDYTEKEVIEALNHSKPTIDHFGALISKAALPYLEEMAYLSQQKTQQRFGKTMQLYIPMYLSNYCSNGCIYCGFNAKNDIPRKRLDVQEITEEADHILKLGIRNLLLVTGEDNRNFSTKDLVHAVKILVPLFDQISIEVQPMSIEDYKTLNEAGVHSVYVYQETYNELIYPDYHPFGQKRKFQYRLETPERIAEAGIHKVGLGVLLGLDDWRTEAILLAGHLHYLEKHYWKTVYSLSFPRLRPNEGHFEPKNPISDTELLQLICAFRIYNPFVELALSTRESAFFRDHLISLGITSMSAGSKTEPGGYSHEDKALKQFEIEDSRTVDEVVKSIQQAGYEAVWKDWDHILSATTQKKETYASIR; encoded by the coding sequence ATGAAAAACAACAAAGAGACTTTCTACAACAAACTACAGAAACATTCTTGGGATGACATCAAAAAAAGGACACAAGACTATACTGAGAAAGAGGTCATTGAGGCACTGAACCATTCCAAACCTACTATTGATCACTTTGGAGCACTCATCTCTAAAGCAGCACTTCCCTACTTGGAAGAGATGGCATATTTAAGTCAACAAAAAACACAACAACGTTTCGGAAAGACGATGCAGTTGTATATCCCCATGTATTTATCAAATTACTGCTCTAATGGTTGTATCTATTGTGGGTTCAATGCCAAGAATGATATTCCGAGAAAACGTTTGGATGTACAAGAGATTACCGAAGAAGCAGACCATATACTGAAATTAGGAATACGAAACCTTCTTTTGGTTACAGGAGAAGATAATCGCAATTTCTCTACTAAAGATCTAGTCCATGCAGTAAAAATATTGGTTCCACTATTCGATCAAATCTCTATCGAAGTTCAACCGATGAGTATCGAAGATTATAAAACACTCAACGAGGCAGGGGTACATTCTGTATATGTCTATCAAGAGACCTATAACGAACTTATATACCCAGACTATCATCCATTTGGACAAAAACGAAAATTCCAATATCGTTTAGAGACTCCAGAACGAATTGCAGAAGCAGGAATACACAAAGTAGGCCTTGGTGTACTTCTAGGACTAGACGATTGGCGAACGGAAGCTATTTTACTTGCTGGACATCTACATTACCTGGAGAAACATTATTGGAAAACAGTTTACAGCCTCTCTTTTCCACGCCTTCGTCCAAATGAAGGTCATTTTGAACCTAAAAATCCAATTTCTGATACAGAACTACTTCAACTAATTTGTGCTTTCCGTATATATAATCCTTTTGTTGAGTTAGCGCTATCTACCCGCGAATCAGCTTTTTTCAGAGACCATCTTATATCACTTGGAATCACCTCCATGAGTGCAGGATCTAAAACAGAACCAGGAGGCTATAGTCACGAAGACAAGGCTCTAAAGCAGTTTGAGATAGAAGACTCAAGGACTGTAGATGAAGTAGTTAAATCTATTCAACAAGCTGGTTACGAGGCTGTATGGAAAGATTGGGATCATATTTTATCAGCAACCACTCAGAAAAAAGAGACTTATGCATCGATACGATAG
- the thiE gene encoding thiamine phosphate synthase yields the protein MKVDTNKFRLQFITHGKTADEILEQVASVLHGGGRWIQFRMKEIDNDSFISIAKEIKKMTDKYDATFIINDHVSVAKEIGASGVHIGMNDTSPAKAREILGDSFIIGGTANTLTTIKEIEQHVDYIGLGPYRYTSTKKNLSAILGLDGYKRIYDEWSGWQQTPIVAIGGIEYNDLSPLLSSSIQGIAVSSSIIKSKTITKETLKWIQKISFTTIN from the coding sequence ATGAAAGTAGATACAAATAAGTTTCGATTACAGTTCATTACTCATGGCAAAACAGCCGATGAGATTTTAGAGCAAGTAGCATCAGTACTTCACGGTGGAGGACGATGGATACAGTTTCGGATGAAAGAGATTGACAATGATTCGTTTATCTCTATTGCGAAAGAGATAAAAAAGATGACCGATAAATATGATGCAACATTCATTATCAATGATCATGTTTCTGTCGCAAAAGAAATTGGTGCTTCAGGAGTTCATATCGGAATGAACGATACCTCCCCTGCAAAAGCTCGAGAAATACTTGGAGACTCCTTTATTATCGGTGGAACTGCAAACACTTTAACAACGATTAAAGAGATCGAACAGCATGTAGACTATATTGGTCTTGGACCTTATCGCTATACTTCTACTAAAAAGAACCTGAGTGCAATTTTAGGACTTGATGGATATAAACGCATCTATGATGAATGGAGTGGATGGCAACAAACACCAATCGTAGCTATTGGGGGAATAGAGTATAACGACCTATCCCCTCTTTTGTCATCCTCAATACAGGGGATCGCAGTATCAAGTTCAATAATTAAATCAAAAACAATCACTAAAGAGACATTAAAATGGATCCAAAAAATATCATTCACAACAATCAACTAA
- a CDS encoding HesA/MoeB/ThiF family protein, with protein MHRYDRHFELSDFTNHDQEKLKNASLLIVGAGGLGSPLFSYLIGAGIGKITIYEPDTVSYSNLHRQTIYSTEDVGKLKSEICEAEARKKNTDCVLIAISEYFALDTVPIGFFDLIIASPDNYDARIAADQFAAKHHIPIIHGAVQEYQGYLMILESHSSLRYRDIFPTPMVKTKQSKGILGPVAGIIGSHMALKAIQILRETENISSTLWDFDLLELKTSKIALS; from the coding sequence ATGCATCGATACGATAGACATTTTGAACTTTCAGATTTTACAAATCACGATCAAGAGAAGCTTAAGAATGCTTCTCTTTTAATCGTTGGTGCTGGGGGGCTAGGTAGTCCTCTCTTCTCGTATCTTATAGGTGCTGGAATTGGTAAAATAACCATTTATGAACCTGACACTGTATCCTATAGTAATCTTCATAGACAAACCATATACAGTACAGAAGATGTTGGAAAATTAAAATCTGAGATATGTGAAGCAGAAGCAAGAAAAAAGAACACAGACTGTGTTCTCATTGCAATTTCAGAATATTTTGCATTAGATACAGTTCCAATCGGTTTCTTTGATCTCATAATAGCTTCTCCTGATAATTACGATGCAAGAATTGCTGCGGATCAATTTGCAGCAAAACATCACATCCCAATCATTCATGGAGCAGTACAAGAGTATCAGGGATATTTAATGATCCTCGAATCACATAGTAGTTTGAGATATAGAGATATTTTTCCTACTCCAATGGTCAAAACAAAACAAAGTAAAGGAATACTGGGACCTGTTGCTGGAATTATTGGAAGTCACATGGCACTTAAAGCAATACAGATACTTAGAGAAACAGAAAACATAAGTTCTACCCTTTGGGATTTTGACCTACTAGAGCTAAAGACATCTAAAATAGCATTATCATGA
- a CDS encoding glycoside hydrolase family 18 protein: MMRKQTFLFLVAMFLSLPIFAGNQKVIGYYAGWTGLPVSEVQISKMTHINYAFANIVDGVPKFMLEQDPRLIQELVLKRDAESPNTKLLFSIGGWVWSNHFSDIALTKASRLKFAKGAVALMKKYRFDGIDLDWEYPGQLGEDNKFRSEDGDNFNLLLETIRKELDKDKKHYLLTIATGADKAYTDNTTLGIAQKYLDFINIMTYDMYGGFDHTTGHHANLFDAEVRNGAKEISGVGAIQRHLDEGVPAEKLVLGIPFYGRRWTKVSKEQKDGLWASAEEVGYIYPYKKIVTECTKANGYKKYWDKKAKCPYLYNAEKNIFISYETPKSMKIKMRYVRKNNLGGVMFWEYSDDYKSVLLNTISEL; encoded by the coding sequence ATGATGAGAAAACAGACTTTTTTGTTTTTGGTAGCCATGTTTCTTTCGCTACCTATTTTCGCTGGTAATCAAAAGGTTATCGGTTATTATGCAGGATGGACAGGGCTCCCTGTTTCTGAAGTGCAGATAAGTAAGATGACCCATATTAACTATGCGTTCGCGAATATTGTGGATGGGGTGCCAAAGTTTATGCTTGAGCAAGATCCTCGTTTAATTCAGGAGTTGGTGTTGAAACGGGATGCTGAAAGCCCAAATACGAAATTACTTTTTTCTATTGGAGGTTGGGTATGGAGTAATCACTTTTCTGATATTGCTTTGACGAAGGCTTCTCGTCTTAAATTTGCGAAAGGGGCTGTCGCTCTAATGAAGAAATATCGTTTTGATGGGATTGACCTAGATTGGGAGTACCCTGGACAGCTAGGGGAAGATAATAAGTTTAGGTCAGAAGATGGTGACAATTTTAATTTATTGTTAGAAACCATTCGTAAAGAACTAGACAAAGATAAAAAACACTACCTTCTTACCATTGCTACAGGTGCAGACAAAGCATATACTGATAACACGACCCTTGGTATTGCTCAAAAATATTTAGATTTTATTAATATTATGACTTACGATATGTATGGCGGTTTTGATCATACTACTGGGCATCATGCGAATCTTTTTGATGCTGAAGTAAGAAATGGTGCTAAAGAGATTAGTGGTGTGGGAGCTATCCAAAGACACTTAGACGAGGGGGTTCCTGCTGAGAAGTTAGTACTTGGCATCCCTTTCTATGGCCGTCGCTGGACAAAAGTAAGCAAAGAACAAAAAGATGGACTTTGGGCTTCCGCTGAAGAAGTAGGATATATATACCCTTATAAAAAGATTGTGACTGAGTGTACAAAAGCAAATGGTTACAAAAAATATTGGGATAAGAAAGCAAAATGTCCTTACCTTTATAATGCTGAAAAGAACATTTTTATCTCTTATGAAACGCCAAAATCAATGAAGATTAAGATGCGTTATGTACGTAAAAATAATCTTGGAGGAGTAATGTTTTGGGAGTATTCTGATGATTACAAAAGTGTTCTTTTGAATACGATATCTGAGTTATAA
- a CDS encoding thiamine phosphate synthase: protein MKWTVISPAQWLENEKELYAFLFSLGIDFIRIRKPNHRACDMNNFLTTIPKEIHHKCIVHHPECNMDPFPNIGIHRSQPQPNDLNNGRILSSNLHFIHELSKVTACDQVLVSPIFDSISKTNYHSQWNASTLSFIKEHNQIDWIALGGIAIGREQELLDMGFKHAALMGALWSNTIIGKDIHYGELKLRLKDILS from the coding sequence ATGAAATGGACAGTTATAAGCCCAGCCCAATGGCTTGAAAATGAAAAAGAACTTTATGCATTCCTATTCTCCTTGGGGATAGATTTTATTCGCATACGCAAGCCCAATCATAGGGCTTGCGATATGAATAATTTCCTTACGACAATACCAAAAGAGATACATCATAAATGTATTGTTCATCACCCAGAGTGTAATATGGATCCCTTTCCCAACATAGGAATTCATAGATCTCAACCACAACCGAATGATTTGAATAATGGAAGAATCCTATCATCCAACCTACATTTCATCCATGAGTTGTCTAAAGTGACAGCATGTGATCAAGTATTGGTAAGTCCTATTTTTGATAGTATAAGCAAAACAAACTACCACTCTCAGTGGAATGCTTCTACCCTCTCCTTTATAAAGGAACACAATCAAATCGATTGGATTGCATTAGGAGGTATTGCCATAGGACGAGAACAAGAACTTCTAGATATGGGATTCAAACATGCTGCATTGATGGGAGCACTATGGTCGAATACCATAATTGGAAAGGATATCCACTACGGAGAGCTAAAATTGAGATTAAAAGATATTCTGTCATGA